The genomic window CATTAAGATAGCCCAGGGCATCGTCGGCAAGAACGCAACCCAGGTGCTCTGCGGCGCTGAGTTCAACCGAGCTCAGGGTGAGAGCCTGGGCCGGCAGGCTGACGATCGCTGCGACTAAGGCTGAAAAAACTACATTGTGGAGTTTCATAACGAAAAGACCAAAAGTTTGAATGCGTGCACCATAACGGTGAAATATGACACTTATGTGTCACAAAAATGACAACTAGATGACATCAAGGTGACTATCAAATGACAAAAGCGCGACCGAAAAGTGACAGTAAACATGAGTGAGAATCATTTTTTGCCACGGTGGAAATTCAGCCGCTGTGCGTCAGGCGTTAACGGCTATTGCAAGGCTCCATGTGCTGACATTGTCAGACCTCAGCGACTTCCGATTGCCGCGCGTATCTCATCGAGAATACTCGGATCATCAATGGTCGCGGGCACCTTAAACGGCTGTCCGTCGGCGATATCGCGCATGGTGCGGCGCAGAATCTTCCCCGAACGGGTTTTTGGCAATCGTTTGACGATGTAGCACTGCTTAAAGGCCGCAACGGGACCAATAGCCTCCCGGACAGAGGCAACGACCTCCGAGACAATATCCCCGTCAGGGCGGGACACACCGTCGGAAAGGACGATCAACCCCAGGGGCAGCTGCCCCTTGAGGGCATCCGCCACACCGATAACCGCACACTCAGCAACATCCGGATGCGCAGCCAGAACCTCCTCCATGGCGCCGGTGGACAGGCGATGACCGGCGACGTTAATGACATCATCGGTTCTCGCCATGACGAACACGTAGCCATTGTCATCGATGTAGCCCGCGTCTCCCGTCTCGTAAAAGCCGGGGAAGCGTGAGAAATAGGCGCTCTCAAAACGCTCGTCGGCATTCCACAGCGTCGTAAAGGTGCCCGGCGGCAGGGGCAGGCGTATAGCGAGAGCTCCAATAATGTTCGCCTCTACAAGTTCGCCCTGCTCATCGAGAACCACCACGTCATAGCCCGGCACCGCCCGTGCCGGTGATCCGGGTACTACCGGCAAGGCTTCCAAACCCAGACAGTTTGCACAGATGGGCCAGCCCGTCTCTGTCTGCCACCAGTGGTCAATCACCGGTACGGACAGTTGCTCCTCCGCCCAGTGAAGCGTGTCGGGATCACAGCGCTCTCCTGCGAGGAACAGAGCTTTTAGACCCGTGAGATCGTAATCAGCCATGAGCTGTGCATGGGGGTCTTCCTTTCGGATAGCCCGAAAAGCCGTGGGCGCCGTGAACAACACGCGAACATTGTGCTCCTCTATAACCCGCCAGTAAGCCCCGGCATCCGGTGTACCCACGGGTTTACCTTCGTAGAGCAGTGTCGTGTTACCACTGAAGAGCGGGCCGTAAACGATGTAACTGTGCCCTACAACCCAGCCCACGTCGGAGGCCGCCCAGAAGACCTCTCCCGGCGACACGTTGTAGATACTTTTCATACTCCACTTCAGGGCAACGATGCCGCCGGCAGTATCGCGGACGACGCCTTTGGGTTGCCCCGTGGTGCCCGATGTGTAGAGGATGTAGAGGGGATGATTTGCCGGCACAGGCACACAATCATGAAGGGGAGCATCCGGCACCACATCGTGCCAGGCAAGATCCCTCCCCTCGACCATGGCTGCCTCAAGCTCCGGACGATGGACCACGATGCAACAATCGGGCTTGTGCGCCGCCTGATCAATAGCATCGTCCAGGAGGGGCTTGTAGGCGACAACGCGGCTGGGTTCGATACCGCAGGACGCCGAGAGAATCAGCCTGGGTGTGGCATCATCGATGCGCACAGCGAGCTCATGGCTGGCGAAGCCCCCGAACACCACGGAGTGCACGGCGCCGAGACGCGCACAGGCAAGCATGCCAATAACCGCTTCCGGAATCATGGGCATGTAAATCAGCACACGATCCCCTATGGACACACCCTGCGCAGCCATAGCACCGGCGCACCGGGCCACGGCCTCAAGCAACTGTGCATAGCTATAGCTACTTTTGTGGTTTGTCACGGGACTGTCGGCAATGAGCGCAAGCTGATCCCCGCGGCCCTGGGACACGTGTAAATCCAGCGCGTTGTAGCAGGCGTTAGTTACGCCGTCGGGGTACCAGCGATAGAACGGCGGACGAGACTCATCCAACAGTCGTGAGGGTGCCTCATACCAATAGATATTTTGCGCTTCCGACATCCAGTCAACAGTTACTGTCATAGGGGTAAAGTCCTTCCCGCAGCCTTTAGCAAAGCCTAGCTATCCCGCCGGGCCGCCGCTATTGGACAATGGTAGTAAGCGCTTTTAGGAAACGCCGTCCGATGCTCAGGAGACCGCCCGATGTCGGCGAATCCAATCGAGTAGCTGCGCCGTCGAAGGGTCCAGTTCGCTCTCTCCCCCTCCCGGCGCCGGTTTTACGGCACCGTTGATGAGAGGCAGGAGCTCGCTGGCCAGTTGCTTACCCAGCTCCACGCCCCATTGGTCAAAGGAGTTGATGCCCCAGATGACGCCCTGCACAAAGATTTTATGCTCGTACAGCGCCACGAGTGCCCCGAGACTTTCGGCGGTAAGGCGCTCCATAAGAATTGTATTGCTGGGTCGATCACCCTCAAATACTTTATGGGGAGCGAGGGCCTCTGCAGCGGCGGCATCCATGCCCTGGGCGACCAGCTCCCTACGTACCTGATCCAGAGACTTACCGCACATCAACGCCCGGGGCTGGGCCAGCAGATTTGCAAGAAGCTTGGGATGATGATCACCTAGTTCCCCTTGAGAGTTCACCGCAGCGATAAAGTCACAGGACACCAGGTCCGTACCTTGATGAAGCAGTTGGTAAAAAGCGTGTTGTCCGTTGGTACCCGCCTCGCCGAAAATCACCGGCCCTGTTTTCAGGGCACTCCAGTGGCCATTCAGACAGGCCGATTTACCGTTGGACTCCATGTCGGCCTGTTGCAGGTAAGCGGGCAGCCGGTGCAGGTGCTGGTCATAGGGAAGAATCGCGTGTACACCGATATCCTCCAGGTTTCGGTTCCAGATACCGATGAGCGCCAACAGCACCGGCATATTGTCGCCAGGAGCCGCATGACGAAAGTGCTCGTCCATCGCAAAAGCCCCACCGAGAAGCTCAAGGAAGTGAGACCTGCCCACCTGGAGCGCAATAGACAGACCGATGGAAGACCACAGGGAGTAACGCCCCCCCACCCAGTCCCAAAAGCCAAAGGTGTTTTCCGGCGCGATACCAAAGG from Congregibacter litoralis KT71 includes these protein-coding regions:
- a CDS encoding propionyl-CoA synthetase yields the protein MTVTVDWMSEAQNIYWYEAPSRLLDESRPPFYRWYPDGVTNACYNALDLHVSQGRGDQLALIADSPVTNHKSSYSYAQLLEAVARCAGAMAAQGVSIGDRVLIYMPMIPEAVIGMLACARLGAVHSVVFGGFASHELAVRIDDATPRLILSASCGIEPSRVVAYKPLLDDAIDQAAHKPDCCIVVHRPELEAAMVEGRDLAWHDVVPDAPLHDCVPVPANHPLYILYTSGTTGQPKGVVRDTAGGIVALKWSMKSIYNVSPGEVFWAASDVGWVVGHSYIVYGPLFSGNTTLLYEGKPVGTPDAGAYWRVIEEHNVRVLFTAPTAFRAIRKEDPHAQLMADYDLTGLKALFLAGERCDPDTLHWAEEQLSVPVIDHWWQTETGWPICANCLGLEALPVVPGSPARAVPGYDVVVLDEQGELVEANIIGALAIRLPLPPGTFTTLWNADERFESAYFSRFPGFYETGDAGYIDDNGYVFVMARTDDVINVAGHRLSTGAMEEVLAAHPDVAECAVIGVADALKGQLPLGLIVLSDGVSRPDGDIVSEVVASVREAIGPVAAFKQCYIVKRLPKTRSGKILRRTMRDIADGQPFKVPATIDDPSILDEIRAAIGSR
- the pgi gene encoding glucose-6-phosphate isomerase; the protein is MSSEARVKESGEVIWDALRLEQEALADVPTLELFDVDAERARDFSLEAAGLYLDYSKNHVSRTAVDLLLKLADACDVPERIAAMFRGDRINATEDRAVLHTVLRDRSGRELLIDGEDVCAVATRERDRMLSFVDDIHNAKRVGATGKPLTTVVNIGIGGSDLGPVMIVEGLRPYWIAGRRSFFVSNVDGQHLGDTLVQLDPETTLFIVASKTFSTQETMTNAQSALDWFLAQGGSREGVRDHFVALSTNQEAVAAFGIAPENTFGFWDWVGGRYSLWSSIGLSIALQVGRSHFLELLGGAFAMDEHFRHAAPGDNMPVLLALIGIWNRNLEDIGVHAILPYDQHLHRLPAYLQQADMESNGKSACLNGHWSALKTGPVIFGEAGTNGQHAFYQLLHQGTDLVSCDFIAAVNSQGELGDHHPKLLANLLAQPRALMCGKSLDQVRRELVAQGMDAAAAEALAPHKVFEGDRPSNTILMERLTAESLGALVALYEHKIFVQGVIWGINSFDQWGVELGKQLASELLPLINGAVKPAPGGGESELDPSTAQLLDWIRRHRAVS